One Flagellimonas sp. CMM7 genomic region harbors:
- a CDS encoding GH92 family glycosyl hydrolase, translating to MSKFSFPFFFIVLLVGSSCKEERQNDTAENFTEFVNPFIGTGGHGHTFPGATAPFGMVQPSPDNGTTGWDWCSGYHITDSIISGFGQLHLSGTGIGDLADLLLMPTGKTLDVSLFGTTRDSLPYTSRFSHSSEIASPGYYKVNLESNNIQVELTANEYVSFHKYTYQNTNEPSFVIDLGYAVNWDTPTESSITLESETQIVGYRHSTGWAKNQKVFFVVETSEPIVSSQFMANSETLDSKNEAKGIKTGGQFFFDQDSTKTVEIKIAVSSVSIANAKENLISRGNSISFDEVKSQTNNKWEALLSKIKIETPQDSLKTIFYTALYHTQIAPVLFSDVNGEFRLQNDSIDSTQDWNAYSTLSLWDTFRAENPLLNILQPERANDIVQSMLAYYDEQGRLPVWTLYGNETNTMTGNHGVSVITDTYLKGIRGYNVDKAYEAVRNTMMGDIRGLAPYKKYGYIPYTELDESVTISLEFAYNDWCVAQIAKDLGKEEDYKYFSNRSKAYKYLFDTDTGFMRGKSGDGKSWNEPFDPKFSSHREHTDYTEGNAWQHSWFVLHDVPGFIELHGGNQTFTKKLEQLFTESSEISGENVSADISGLIGQYAHGNEPSHHIAYMFNSAKEPWKTQYWVRQILDTQYTQQPEGLSGNEDCGQMSAWYVFSSLGLYPMNPASAQYEFGSPLFEKATIAISDTKNFTIIAENTSPINKYIQAVKLNGESLQRTYITHTELMTGGTLEFEMGPDPNKNWGI from the coding sequence ATGAGCAAATTCTCTTTTCCTTTCTTTTTCATAGTGCTCCTTGTAGGCTCATCATGCAAAGAAGAAAGACAAAATGACACTGCTGAAAATTTTACTGAATTTGTAAATCCTTTTATTGGCACAGGTGGTCATGGTCATACTTTCCCTGGTGCCACCGCCCCTTTTGGAATGGTGCAACCCAGTCCAGATAATGGCACAACAGGTTGGGATTGGTGTTCAGGCTACCACATTACAGATTCTATTATTTCTGGCTTTGGACAATTGCATCTTAGTGGCACAGGAATAGGTGATTTGGCAGATTTGTTGTTAATGCCAACTGGCAAAACTCTAGACGTATCCTTATTTGGCACTACAAGAGATAGTTTGCCGTATACCTCTCGTTTTTCCCATTCCAGTGAAATTGCTTCTCCCGGATATTATAAAGTCAACTTGGAAAGTAATAATATCCAGGTAGAGCTTACCGCCAATGAATATGTGTCTTTCCATAAGTATACTTATCAAAATACGAATGAACCATCTTTTGTAATTGACCTTGGCTATGCGGTAAACTGGGATACTCCAACGGAAAGTTCTATCACATTGGAAAGCGAAACTCAGATTGTGGGATACCGACACAGCACGGGTTGGGCAAAAAACCAAAAAGTGTTCTTTGTAGTAGAAACCTCGGAGCCAATTGTAAGCTCTCAATTTATGGCCAACAGTGAAACCTTGGACAGTAAAAATGAAGCAAAGGGAATAAAAACAGGAGGGCAATTCTTTTTTGACCAAGATTCAACAAAGACGGTCGAAATAAAAATCGCAGTATCTTCTGTAAGTATTGCAAATGCAAAGGAAAATCTCATTAGCCGTGGCAATTCCATTTCTTTTGATGAAGTAAAAAGTCAAACAAACAACAAATGGGAAGCATTATTATCCAAAATTAAGATAGAAACACCTCAAGATTCTTTAAAGACCATTTTCTATACCGCTTTATATCACACGCAGATAGCTCCAGTGCTCTTTAGTGATGTTAATGGCGAGTTCCGATTGCAAAATGACAGTATTGACAGTACCCAAGATTGGAATGCCTATTCAACACTTTCTCTATGGGATACATTTAGAGCAGAAAATCCATTGCTAAACATTTTACAACCAGAAAGAGCAAATGATATAGTCCAGTCCATGCTTGCCTATTATGATGAGCAGGGAAGATTACCTGTATGGACGTTATATGGGAACGAAACCAACACTATGACCGGAAACCATGGAGTATCAGTTATAACAGATACCTATCTAAAAGGAATACGTGGATATAATGTCGATAAAGCATACGAGGCCGTTCGCAATACAATGATGGGTGACATTCGGGGACTGGCTCCCTATAAGAAATACGGATATATTCCTTATACAGAGTTGGATGAATCTGTCACTATAAGTCTTGAGTTTGCATACAACGACTGGTGCGTTGCGCAAATAGCCAAGGATTTGGGCAAAGAAGAAGATTATAAATATTTCAGCAATCGTTCTAAAGCATATAAATACCTTTTCGACACCGATACTGGATTCATGAGAGGTAAATCAGGGGATGGAAAAAGTTGGAACGAACCATTTGACCCTAAATTCTCAAGCCATAGAGAGCATACTGATTATACAGAAGGTAACGCTTGGCAACACAGTTGGTTTGTATTGCATGATGTTCCCGGTTTTATAGAATTGCATGGAGGAAATCAAACTTTCACAAAAAAACTGGAGCAACTTTTCACAGAGAGTTCAGAGATTTCAGGAGAAAACGTTTCTGCAGATATTTCTGGCTTAATTGGTCAGTATGCACACGGTAATGAACCAAGTCATCATATTGCCTATATGTTCAATAGTGCAAAAGAACCATGGAAAACTCAATATTGGGTAAGACAAATATTAGATACGCAATATACCCAACAACCTGAAGGGTTAAGTGGCAATGAAGATTGTGGACAAATGTCAGCATGGTATGTTTTCAGTTCATTAGGGCTTTACCCCATGAATCCAGCCTCTGCCCAATACGAGTTTGGCAGCCCTCTTTTTGAAAAGGCCACCATCGCAATATCTGACACAAAGAATTTTACCATTATAGCAGAAAATACCTCTCCAATCAACAAATACATTCAAGCGGTTAAATTAAATGGAGAATCGTTGCAACGCACCTACATTACGCATACGGAATTAATGACAGGAGGCACTTTGGAATTTGAGATGGGTCCTGATCCCAATAAAAATTGGGGTATTTAA